A region from the Coturnix japonica isolate 7356 chromosome 28, Coturnix japonica 2.1, whole genome shotgun sequence genome encodes:
- the R3HDM4 gene encoding R3H domain-containing protein 4 isoform X2: protein MVVLQGGAGGHGNTETFPRIEDCLPPLESSPSKRFSPSKRKQYYINKAIRNSDLIPKAKGRKSLQRLENTRYLMTLLERDECGSSEAEPSHSATPSIFTEACNNETYVEIWNDFMNRSGEEQERVLLYLEEEARKKHKRKLPLKNKEKWKEHPAYTPKECFQRISRRLRSTLKRGRIPMETLECLEEELLTFFSVTPHSVYTALMDNRFGYRRETPNESEQQAPRLPAPRTAAFGLPGAVQLTTRGCPAPRSAR from the exons ATGGTGGTGCTGcagggcggggcggggggacaCGGCAACACCGAGACCTTCCC GAGGATTGAGGACTGTCTGCCGCCGCTGGAAAGCTCCCCGTCCAAACGCTTCTCTCCGTCCAAGAGGAAGCAGTACTACATCAACAAGGCCATCCGCAACTCTGACCTCATCCCTAAAGCCAAGGGCCGCAAGAGCCTGCAGAGGCTGGAGAACA ctcGTTACTTGATGACACTCCTGGAGCGAGATGAATGTGGCAGCAGTGAGGCTGAGCCTTCACACTCTGCCACCCCCAGCATCTTCACCGAGGCTTGCAACAACGAGACCTATGTGGAG ATCTGGAATGACTTCATGAACCGGTCAGGAGAAGAGCAAGAGCGTGTCCTGCTTTACCTGGAGGAGGAGGCCAGGAAGAAGCACAAGAGGAAGCTGCCCttgaagaacaaagagaagTGGAAAG AGCACCCTGCCTACACACCCAAGGAGTGCTTCCAGCGCATCAGCCGCCGCCTGCGCTCCACCCTGAAGAGGGGCAGGATCCCCATG GAGACGCTGGAGTGCCTGGAGGAGGAGCTGCTAACCTTCTTTTCTGTCACTCCACACTCTGTGTACACAGCACTGATGGACAACAG GTTCGGATATCGAAGGGAAACGCCAAATGAAAGTGAGCAACAAGCACCACGTCTTCCTGCccccagaactgctgctttcGGACTACCTGGAGCAGTTCAGCTGACAACAAGGGGCTGCCCTGCCCCACGCTCAGCACGCTGA
- the R3HDM4 gene encoding R3H domain-containing protein 4 isoform X1 — translation MVVLQGGAGGHGNTETFPRIEDCLPPLESSPSKRFSPSKRKQYYINKAIRNSDLIPKAKGRKSLQRLENTRYLMTLLERDECGSSEAEPSHSATPSIFTEACNNETYVEIWNDFMNRSGEEQERVLLYLEEEARKKHKRKLPLKNKEKWKEHPAYTPKECFQRISRRLRSTLKRGRIPMETLECLEEELLTFFSVTPHSVYTALMDNSFERLLLHALCQYMDLVSASSDIEGKRQMKVSNKHHVFLPPELLLSDYLEQFS, via the exons ATGGTGGTGCTGcagggcggggcggggggacaCGGCAACACCGAGACCTTCCC GAGGATTGAGGACTGTCTGCCGCCGCTGGAAAGCTCCCCGTCCAAACGCTTCTCTCCGTCCAAGAGGAAGCAGTACTACATCAACAAGGCCATCCGCAACTCTGACCTCATCCCTAAAGCCAAGGGCCGCAAGAGCCTGCAGAGGCTGGAGAACA ctcGTTACTTGATGACACTCCTGGAGCGAGATGAATGTGGCAGCAGTGAGGCTGAGCCTTCACACTCTGCCACCCCCAGCATCTTCACCGAGGCTTGCAACAACGAGACCTATGTGGAG ATCTGGAATGACTTCATGAACCGGTCAGGAGAAGAGCAAGAGCGTGTCCTGCTTTACCTGGAGGAGGAGGCCAGGAAGAAGCACAAGAGGAAGCTGCCCttgaagaacaaagagaagTGGAAAG AGCACCCTGCCTACACACCCAAGGAGTGCTTCCAGCGCATCAGCCGCCGCCTGCGCTCCACCCTGAAGAGGGGCAGGATCCCCATG GAGACGCTGGAGTGCCTGGAGGAGGAGCTGCTAACCTTCTTTTCTGTCACTCCACACTCTGTGTACACAGCACTGATGGACAACAG CTTTGAGCGACTCCTGCTCCACGCACTCTGCCAGTACATGGACCTCGTCTCTGCCA GTTCGGATATCGAAGGGAAACGCCAAATGAAAGTGAGCAACAAGCACCACGTCTTCCTGCccccagaactgctgctttcGGACTACCTGGAGCAGTTCAGCTGA
- the ARID3A gene encoding AT-rich interactive domain-containing protein 3A produces MKLQAVMENLQRQQRARLQQALEARQQEQQQQQQQQQRSTPPPAQPSPATGQTPARGRGSDLPPAPMEEGTEPESAHIQRAQMAALAAMRAAAAGLSHSSSPGLSEESQEEEEEEHGEEEEEEEDGGGYQQEMGSEEEEDLKGKWDEEEFEEDLGEEEEEEEEEEEEEEEEEDYEEEEDMGEEGLGSAETVRTGTGSLLLRKPPAPQHCRGEAQRLQGAQERLPAGLGPQGHSQLPQPAPDHGDWTYEEQFKQLYELDGDPRRKEFLDDLFSFMQKRGTPVNRIPIMAKQVLDLYMLYMLVTEKGGLVEVINKKIWREITKGLNLPTSITSAAFTLRTQYMKYLYPYECEKRGLSNPNELQAAIDSNRREGRRQGFGSSLFTYSPGGTHGLLSSPKLPVPALGLASATNGGAIAPVQKIKKEEDAPIPISMPSRLPVSLAGHPVVAAQAAAVQVAAAAQAVALEQLREKLESGEPPEKKMALVTDEQQRLMQRALQQNLLAMTAQLPMSIRINSQGTRSPENRQDTSSSTANNGTNSISMSVEINGIVYTGVLFAQTPGPSSSSSSSSSSYSKGNGSSSRAGGNGTNSSGTGGSGSSMSNVPPAAPPTVPVPPPSSTSNNASP; encoded by the exons ATGAAGCTGCAGGCAGTGATGGAGAACCTGCAGCGACAGCAGCGTGCCCGGCTGCAGCAGGCTCTGGAAGCAcggcagcaggagcagcagcagcagcagcagcagcagcaacgCTCCAcaccccccccagcacagccctcgCCGGCCACAGGACAGACCCCTGCCCGGGGACGAGGCTCTGATTTACCCCCAGCCCCTATGGAGGAAGGCACGGAGCCTGAGAGCGCACACATCCAGCGGGCACAGATGGCTGCCCTGGCTGCAATGAGGGCCGCAGCCGCCGGCCTCAGCCACTCGTCCAGCCCAGGGCTGTCGGAGGAGagccaggaggaggaggaggaggagcatggtgaggaggaggaagaggaagaggatggTGGCGGCTACCAGCAGGAGATGGGCTCCGAGGAGGAGGAAGACCT GAAGGGCAAATGGGATGAAGAAGAATTTGAAGAGGACCTgggcgaggaggaggaggaagaagaggaggaagaggaggaagaagaagaagaggaagactACGAGGAGGAGGAAGACATGGGCGAGGAGGGGCTGGGCTCGGCAGAGACGGTGCGGACGGGCACGGGGTCCCTGCTGCTCCGAAAGCCTCCGGCCCCGCAGCACTGCAGGGGTGAAGCACAGAGGCTGCAGGGTGCACAGGAGAGACTCCCAGCTGGACTGGGCCCCCAGGGCCACTCACAGCTCCCACAACCTGCACCCGACCACGGAGATTGGACCTATGAGGAGCAGTTCAAGCAG CTCTATGAGTTGGATGGTGACCCACGGAGGAAGGAGTTCCTGGACGACCTCTTCAGCTTCATGCAGAAGCGAG GGACCCCTGTGAACCGGATCCCCATCATGGCCAAGCAGGTGCTGGACCTCTACATGCTCTACATGCTGGTGACGGAGAAGGGCGGCCTGGTGGAGGTCATCAACAAGAAGATCTGGCGAGAGATCACCAAAGGCCTCAACCTGCCCACCTCCATCACCAGTGCGGCCTTCACGCTCCGCACCCA GTACATGAAGTACCTGTATCCCTATGAATGTGAGAAGAGGGGCCTGAGCAACCCCAACGAGCTGCAGGCGGCCATTGACAGCAACAGGAGAGAGGGTCGCCGGCAGGGATTTGGCAGCTCGCTCTTCACCTACTCACCTGGTGGCACCCATGGGCTCCTCTCCTCACCCAAGCTCCCAGTGCCAGCCCTGGGTTTGGCTTCAGCCACCAATGGAGGTGCCATCGCTCCCGTCCAGAAGATTAAGAAAG AGGAGGACGcacccatccccatctccatgcCCAGCCGGCTGCCGGTGTCGCTGGCTGGACACCCAGTGGtggcagctcaggctgcagccGTGcaagtggcagcagcagcccaggctgtaGCACTGGAGCAGCTACGAGAGAAGCTGGAATCAGGGGAACCTCCAGAGAAGAAGATGGCATTGGTGACAGACGAGCAGCAGCGGCTGATGCAGCgtgctctgcagcagaaccTCCTGGCCAtgacagcacagctgcccatgaGCATCCGCATCAACAGCCAGGGCACACGTTCAccag AGAACCGCCAGgacacctccagcagcacagccaacaACGGCACCAACAGCATCAGCATGTCGGTTGAGATCAACGGTATCGTCTATACAG GTGTGCTGTTCGCCCAGACGCCCggcccttcctcctcctcctcctcatcctcctcctcctacaGCAAAGgcaatggcagcagcagccgcgCCGGTGGCAATGGCACCAACAGCAGTGGGACGgggggcagtgggagcagcatGAGCAACGTCCCCCCTGCTGCTCCACCCACTGTgcctgtgcccccccccagctctACCTCCAACAACGCTTCGCCTTAA